A single region of the Chrysoperla carnea chromosome 5, inChrCarn1.1, whole genome shotgun sequence genome encodes:
- the LOC123300795 gene encoding cytochrome P450 4d2-like → MIEILIGLVGVILVVLYVRLELPLRRIKKLTSAIPGPKGLPLVGILFDITKDKDALGYLWKSTQTYGHIFKIPILGRLAINMSNPEDIEVLLKNNEILEKPYTTAKFFRPWLGNGLLLSRGSYWKHQRKLITPTFHFNILEKFYEVFNEQGQILIEILKEKADGKTNIDIFPYMQSFALDVICETAMGTKVHAQTKPRSAYVLAVHNMARIIVERVLSAIQQIDFLFAFTENGRTQRKALKVLKESTDKLIRKRRDDLIKESENKSNECQDDTVGTKKRLAFLDLMLHARNMDGTPLTNEQISDEVSTFTAAGHDTTATQLALLFYLLSKNQHIQEEIYKEQCDILMGENRDPTFQEVQEMHYLERTIKEAQRLLPSVPLFSRQVTKDLQLKTNNYIAPAGSILTVLTFALHRNQNIYPNPEKFDPDRFLPENLRKRNPYSFVPFSAGPRNCIGQKFAMLEMKTTGSKILRNFKILPAFEADGRPYEPDLRAYIVLTAINGIQLRLVPRN, encoded by the exons atgatTGAAATACTCATTGGCTTGGTAGGGGTCATACTTGTGGTACTATACGTACGTTTGGAACTACCCTTAAgaaggataaaaaaattaactagtGCCATACCCGGTCCAAAAGGACTCCCATTGGTTGGAATCTTATTTGATATAACAAAAGACAAAG ATGCGTTAGGATATTTGTGGAAGAGCACACAAACCTATGGCCATATCTTCAAAATCCCAATATTAGGACGCCTGGCAATCAATATGAGCAATCCAGAAGACATAGAG gttcttttgaaaaataatgagaTCTTGGAGAAGCCGTACACaacagcaaaattttttagaccTTGGCTAGGAAATGGCTTGCTCTTAAGTAGAG GATCTTATTGGAAACaccaaagaaaattaataacaccgacatttcattttaatatattagaaaagttttacGAAGTTTTTAATGAACAAGGTCAAATCTTAatcgaaatattaaaagaaaaagcaGATGGGAAAACAAATATAGATATTTTCCCGTACATGCAATCTTTTGCATTAGATGTAATTTGTg aaactgCTATGGGCACAAAAGTTCACGCGCAGACAAAACCACGAAGTGCTTACGTTTTAGCGgtacataa TATGGCAAGGATTATTGTTGAAAGAGTTTTAAGTGCCATTCAACAAATAGATTTCTTATTTGCTTTTACTGAAAATGGACGCACTCAAAGAAAAGCATTAAAAGTGTTAAAAGAATCAACTGACAAA TTGATTCGAAAACGTCGAGATGATTTAATCAAGGAATCTGAAAATAAGTCAAATGAATGTCAAGATGATACTGTTGGTACTAAAAAACGCCTAGCATTTTTAGACTTAATGCTTCACGCGCGAAATATGGATGGTACTCCGTTAACCAATGAACAAATCAGTGATGAAGTATCAACTTTCACAGCTGCT GGCCACGATACGACGGCAACACAGTTAGCTCTTCTATTCTACTTACTATCCAAAAATCAACATATTCAG gaagaaatttataaagaacaatgtGATATTTTAATGGGTGAAAATCGTGATCCTACATTCCAAGAAGTACAAGAAATGCATTATTTGGAAAGAACAATTAAAGAAGCCCAGCGTTTATTACCGAGTGTGCCACTTTTTAGTCGTCAAGTAACTAAAGatttacaattgaaaacaa ATAATTACATTGCTCCAGCAGGATCAATACTAACCGTACTCACGTTTGCTTTACATCGGAATCAAAATATCTATCCAAATCCTGAAAAATTTGACCCAGATCGTTTTTTGCCAGAAAATTTACGGAAAAGAAATCCATATTCATTCGTTCCATTTAGTGCAGGTCCCAGAAATTGTATAG GTCAAAAGTTCGCTATGCTTGAAATGAAAACAACTGGAAGTAAAATCTTacgaaatttcaaaatactACCAGCATTCGAGGCTGACGGTAGGCCTTACGAACCAGATCTAAGAGCGTATATTGTATTGACAGCTATAAATGGTATTCAACTACGTCTCGTTCCCcgaaattaa